The Cyprinus carpio isolate SPL01 chromosome B17, ASM1834038v1, whole genome shotgun sequence genome has a window encoding:
- the tfb1m gene encoding dimethyladenosine transferase 1, mitochondrial, with the protein MAATQKLACFRLPPLPTIKEIIKLYNLRAEKQLSQNFLLDMRLTDKIVRQAGNLKDAHVCEVGPGPGGLTRSILKAGAADVLVVEKDTRFIPGLQLLSEAAPGKMRIAHGDILTYRLERGFPAHIAQTWEDVPPNLHIIGNLPFSVSTPLIIKWLEQMSNRTGCFMFGRTRLTLTFQKEVAERLTASTGSRQRSRLSVMAQYLCTVKNCFTISGCAFVPKPNVDVGVVHFTPLAQPQIQQPFKLVERIVKNTFQFRRKHCRRGLEMLFPESRRQELTEELLRSADVDPTLRPTEISISEFRALANAYSKLCEENQGLIDYDFREELKLRHQAKRQLENNRKGLNLHTTAEENVNDYH; encoded by the exons ATGGCAGCTACACAGAAACTGGCCTGTTTTCGGTTACCTCCTCTGCCTACCATAAAGGAGATTATCAAGCTGTATAATCTGAGAGCAGAAAAACAGCTTTCTCAGAACTTCCTCCTAGACATGAGACTCACAG ATAAGATTGTCCGGCAGGCAGGAAACCTGAAGGATGCGCATGTGTGTGAGGTGGGACCTGGCCCTGGGGGCCTCACCAGGTCTATTCTGAAAGCTGGAGCAGCAGACGTATTAGTGGTGGAGAAGGACACACGCTTTATTCCAGGATTACAG CTCTTGTCTGAGGCTGCTCCTGGAAAAATGAGGATAGCACATGGAGATATTCTCACATACAGACTGGAAAGAGGCTTCCCAGCCCACATAGCTCAAACATGGGAAGATG tacCACCCAACCTGCACATCATTGGGAATCTGCCCTTTAGTGTGTCGACTCCTCTCATTATAAAGTGGCTGGAGCAGATGTCGAACAGAACTGGGTGCTTTATGTTTGGACGTACAAGGCTTACACTGACCTTCCAAAAAGAGGTGGCTGAA AGGTTAACAGCCAGCACAGGAAGCCGTCAACGCAGCCGTCTGTCTGTCATGGCTCAGTATCTCTGCACTGTCAAAAACTGTTTCACCATCTCAGGATGTgcctttgttccaaaacctaac GTGGATGTGGGGGTGGTGCACTTCACTCCGCTGGCTCAGCCCCAGATCCAGCAGCCCTTCAAGCTGGTCGAGAGGATTGTCAAGAACACCTTCCAGTTCCGGAGGAAGCACTGCCGCAGAGGGCTCGA gATGCTGTTCCCAGAGTCTCGGCGTCAAGAACTGACGGAAGAGTTGCTGCGCAGTGCTGATGTGGATCCCACACTGCGGCCCACAGAGATCTCTATTTCTGAATTCAGGGCTTTAGCAAACGCCTACAGTAAGCTTTGCGAGGAGAACCAAGGCCTCATCGACTATGACTTCAGAGAAGAACTGAAACTCAGGCATCAGGCAAAGAGACAGTTGGAAAACAACCGTAAAGGACTTAACCTTCACACCACAGCAGAGGAAAATGTTAACGACTACCACTAA
- the LOC122140187 gene encoding claudin-20 encodes MASTGTQIFAFVLALLGILGATVATLLPNWKVSADVGSNIITAISQMQGLWMDCTWYSTGMFSCTLKYSVLALPAYLQTARTTMVLSCVLAALGLCLASLGLKCTRWGGGRRAKRHAAMAAGTCFLASGFLCLVPASWYTNEVIVSFLDANVPESNKFEPGGAVYVAFLSSGLLFVGGSIFCLSCPGKRNGNQDLILLPPDKLLLQQQQQLLQQQQQQDQLQHQYCSLSPLDNKTGYSLQDYV; translated from the coding sequence ATGGCGTCCACTGGCACGCAGATCTTCGCCTTCGTGCTGGCATTGCTAGGCATCTTAGGTGCCACGGTGGCCACGTTATTGCCTAACTGGAAGGTGAGCGCGGATGTTGGCTCCAACATCATCACTGCCATCTCGCAGATGCAGGGGCTGTGGATGGACTGCACCTGGTACAGCACAGGCATGTTCAGCTGTACGCTAAAATACTCTGTGCTGGCGCTGCCCGCATACCTGCAGACGGCACGCACCACTATGGTGCTTTCCTGCGTGCTGGCAGCGCTGGGATTGTGTTTGGCCTCTTTGGGTTTAAAGTGCACTCGCTGGGGTGGGGGACGGCGTGCTAAACGTCACGCTGCCATGGCTGCCGGCACCTGCTTTCTGGCCTCTGGCTTTCTCTGCCTTGTTCCTGCCTCCTGGTACACAAATGAAGTTATTGTCAGTTTCCTGGATGCCAACGTGCCCGAAAGCAACAAGTTTGAGCCGGGTGGCGCCGTCTACGTAGCCTTCCTCTCGTCTGGTTTACTTTTCGTGGGTGGATCCATTTTCTGTCTGTCCTGCCCGGGGAAGCGAAACGGCAACCAGGATTTAATACTTCTCCCTCCAGACAAACTCctcttgcagcagcagcagcaactgctgcaacaacagcagcaacaggaCCAGCTCCAGCACCAGTACTGCTCTCTCTCCCCGCTGGATAACAAGACTGGCTACAGCCTGCAGGACTATGTATAG